In the Clostridium sporogenes genome, one interval contains:
- the upp gene encoding uracil phosphoribosyltransferase, translating to MSKVTQIAHPLILHKLALIRDKNTGSKDFRQLVEEVAMLMAYEVTRDLQLKEVEIETPICKTKCKMLSGKKVAIVPILRAGLGMVGGMTSLIPAAKVGHIGLYRDEETLKPVEYFCKLPQDIGDRDVIVTDPMLATGGSAKDAITLLKEKGAKHIRLMCLVAAPEGIKEVMDEHPDVDIYVASVDEKLNEKGYVVPGLGDAGDRLYGTK from the coding sequence ATGAGTAAAGTAACACAAATAGCACACCCATTAATTCTACATAAATTAGCTTTAATTAGAGATAAAAATACTGGTTCTAAAGATTTTAGACAATTAGTAGAAGAAGTAGCTATGCTTATGGCTTATGAAGTTACAAGAGATTTACAATTAAAGGAAGTTGAAATAGAAACTCCTATATGTAAAACAAAATGTAAAATGTTATCAGGTAAGAAAGTAGCAATAGTTCCAATATTAAGAGCAGGACTTGGAATGGTTGGTGGAATGACTAGTTTAATACCAGCAGCAAAAGTTGGACATATAGGACTTTACCGTGATGAAGAAACTTTAAAACCTGTAGAATATTTTTGTAAATTACCTCAAGATATTGGAGATAGAGATGTAATTGTTACAGATCCAATGCTTGCTACAGGAGGATCTGCAAAAGATGCAATAACATTATTAAAAGAAAAAGGAGCAAAACATATAAGATTAATGTGCTTAGTAGCAGCGCCAGAAGGAATTAAAGAAGTTATGGATGAACATCCAGATGTAGATATATATGTAGCTTCTGTAGATGAAAAACTTAATGAAAAAGGTTATGTAGTTCCAGGTTTAGGAGATGCAGGAGATAGACTATACGGAACAAAATAA
- a CDS encoding DUF1934 domain-containing protein: MKKKALIHVLSSVPDAKEKSDSIEVVTPGKFYKKDKNYYAVYEETAISGMEGTTTTLRIGEEKFSLIRMGSTSTKMDFALDKKNISMYSTPYGTLEININTKKLHINVDDNGGRIYIDYIMSVAGQKPQNTILNINIEPEKK; encoded by the coding sequence ATGAAAAAGAAAGCACTTATTCATGTTTTAAGTTCTGTACCAGATGCAAAAGAAAAAAGTGATTCAATTGAAGTAGTCACACCAGGAAAATTTTATAAAAAGGATAAAAATTATTATGCTGTTTATGAGGAAACCGCAATATCTGGAATGGAGGGTACTACTACTACTCTTAGAATAGGAGAAGAAAAATTTTCATTAATAAGAATGGGAAGTACTAGTACAAAAATGGATTTTGCACTAGATAAGAAGAATATATCTATGTATAGTACTCCTTATGGTACCTTAGAGATAAATATAAATACTAAGAAATTGCACATAAATGTAGACGATAATGGAGGACGTATATATATTGACTATATTATGAGTGTAGCAGGTCAGAAACCTCAAAACACAATATTAAATATAAATATAGAACCTGAAAAAAAATAG
- the rpiB gene encoding ribose 5-phosphate isomerase B — protein MKIALGSDHAGLPLKNEIIKHLKDKGIEIEDFGTYTEESCDYPDYAKKVAEKVAAKEFDFGILVCGTGIGISIAANKVKGIRAALCSDTFSAHACREHNNANILALGQRVVGVGLALDIVDNFLNAKFQGGRHENRINKMMEIEK, from the coding sequence ATGAAAATAGCTTTAGGAAGCGATCACGCAGGATTACCTTTAAAAAATGAAATAATAAAACATTTAAAGGACAAAGGAATAGAAATAGAAGATTTTGGTACATATACAGAAGAATCTTGTGACTATCCAGATTATGCGAAAAAAGTTGCAGAAAAGGTTGCAGCAAAAGAATTTGATTTTGGAATATTAGTATGTGGAACAGGTATAGGCATAAGTATAGCTGCCAATAAAGTTAAAGGAATTAGAGCAGCTTTATGCAGTGATACTTTTAGTGCTCATGCATGTAGAGAACATAATAATGCTAATATATTAGCCCTAGGACAAAGAGTTGTAGGTGTTGGTTTAGCATTAGATATAGTAGATAATTTCTTAAATGCTAAATTCCAAGGTGGAAGACATGAAAACAGAATCAATAAAATGATGGAAATAGAAAAATAA
- a CDS encoding threonylcarbamoyl-AMP synthase, giving the protein METKVVKLDENNIDEYIISEAGNILRQGGLIVFPTETVYGLGANALDKNAVKKIFEAKGRPQDNPLIVHISKINDIDNLVEEISPIAKKIMDKFWPGPITIILKKKDIIPNETSAGLDSIGIRMPSNKIAMKIISMAGVPIAAPSANLSGKPSPTDVETCINDLYGKVDAILGGDSSEVGVESTVIDCTINPPCILRPGGITLEMLQKVDSDIYIDPAIMKKPEKNLRPKAPGMKYRHYAPKAPLKIIKGDLNKTIEKINEMVQNYIDEKKKVGIIATDETICNYKNGEVISIGSRNDLGTVAHNLFHVLRKFDEKNVDLILSEAFEEKDMGVAIMNRLKKSAGYDIINLD; this is encoded by the coding sequence ATGGAAACAAAAGTTGTGAAATTAGATGAAAACAATATAGATGAGTATATTATAAGTGAAGCGGGAAATATATTAAGACAAGGTGGGCTTATAGTATTTCCTACAGAAACCGTATATGGACTAGGAGCTAATGCTTTAGATAAGAATGCAGTAAAAAAGATATTTGAAGCAAAAGGTAGGCCGCAAGATAATCCTTTAATAGTTCATATTTCCAAAATAAATGATATAGATAACTTAGTTGAAGAAATATCACCTATAGCTAAAAAAATAATGGATAAATTTTGGCCAGGACCTATAACTATAATATTAAAGAAAAAAGATATAATACCAAATGAAACTAGCGCAGGATTAGACTCTATAGGAATTAGAATGCCATCTAATAAAATAGCAATGAAAATTATCTCAATGGCAGGTGTGCCTATAGCTGCACCCTCTGCAAACTTATCAGGTAAACCTAGTCCAACAGATGTGGAAACTTGCATAAATGATTTATATGGTAAAGTAGATGCAATATTAGGCGGAGATAGTTCTGAAGTAGGAGTTGAATCTACTGTAATAGATTGTACAATTAATCCACCTTGTATTTTAAGACCTGGTGGCATAACATTAGAAATGTTACAAAAGGTAGATTCTGACATATATATTGATCCTGCTATAATGAAAAAACCAGAAAAAAATTTAAGACCAAAAGCTCCAGGAATGAAATATAGACATTATGCACCAAAGGCTCCATTAAAAATAATTAAGGGAGATTTAAATAAAACTATTGAAAAAATTAATGAAATGGTGCAAAATTATATAGATGAAAAAAAGAAAGTAGGAATTATAGCTACAGATGAAACTATATGCAATTATAAAAATGGAGAGGTAATTTCTATAGGAAGTAGAAATGATTTAGGCACTGTTGCTCATAACTTGTTTCATGTTTTAAGAAAGTTTGATGAAAAAAATGTAGATTTAATTTTATCAGAGGCATTTGAAGAAAAAGATATGGGAGTAGCAATAATGAATAGATTAAAGAAGTCAGCGGGATATGATATTATAAATTTAGATTAG
- the rpmE gene encoding 50S ribosomal protein L31 produces the protein MREGIHPEYNHDVVVKCACGNTFTTGSTNKELKVEICSKCHPFFTGKQKIVDAGGRVDKFMKKFNLSNEDVK, from the coding sequence ATGAGAGAAGGAATACATCCAGAATATAATCATGACGTTGTAGTTAAATGTGCATGCGGTAATACTTTTACAACTGGATCAACTAATAAAGAATTAAAAGTAGAAATTTGTTCAAAATGTCATCCATTCTTTACTGGAAAACAAAAAATAGTTGATGCTGGTGGAAGAGTTGATAAATTCATGAAAAAATTCAATTTATCTAACGAAGACGTTAAATAA
- a CDS encoding CTP synthase: MSTKYVFVTGGVVSSLGKGITAASLGRLLKNRGLKVSIQKFDPYINIDPGTMSPYQHGEVFVTEDGAETDLDLGHYERFIDENLSQNSNVTTGKIYWSVISKERKGDYLGATVQVIPHITTEIKSRVYRVAKEKEVDVVITEIGGTIGDIESLPFLESIRQIKYEVGRENVCFIHVTLLPFLGKAGELKTKPTQHSVKELRGIGIQPDIIVCRSEKKIPEELKKKIGLFCNVDKEDVIQNLDAENLYEVPLMLHKENLDTLVCKKLGLNCNKIDNTEWISMVHNAKNLSKSTTIALVGKYVELHDAYISIVEALNHGGYANDTKINIKWINSEDVNKSNVEDYLKDVNGILVPGGFGDRGIEGKILAAKWARENKIPFLGICLGMQCAVIEFARNVLNYKGAHSAEIDPNTKYPVIDLMPEQKDIDNMGGTMRLGAYPCKLLEGANAEKAYGQEVVYERHRHRYEFNNEYRSKLTEAGLILSGTSPDDRLIEIVEINNHPWYVAVQFHPELKSRPNKPHPLFKDFVKATLDKKQI, translated from the coding sequence ATGAGCACTAAATATGTATTTGTAACAGGTGGTGTTGTTTCTTCATTAGGAAAAGGAATAACAGCAGCTTCATTAGGAAGACTTTTGAAAAATAGAGGACTTAAAGTTTCCATACAAAAATTTGATCCATATATAAATATAGATCCAGGAACAATGAGTCCTTATCAACATGGGGAAGTATTTGTAACAGAAGATGGCGCGGAAACAGATTTAGACTTAGGCCATTATGAAAGATTTATAGATGAAAATTTAAGTCAAAATAGTAATGTAACTACAGGAAAGATTTATTGGTCTGTTATATCTAAAGAAAGAAAAGGTGATTACTTAGGTGCTACAGTTCAGGTTATACCACATATAACCACAGAGATAAAATCTAGAGTGTATAGAGTCGCTAAAGAAAAAGAAGTAGATGTAGTTATAACCGAAATAGGTGGAACTATAGGAGATATAGAATCCCTTCCATTTTTAGAGTCTATAAGACAAATAAAATATGAAGTTGGAAGAGAAAATGTATGCTTTATTCATGTAACTTTGCTTCCGTTTTTAGGAAAAGCAGGAGAACTAAAGACAAAGCCTACACAACATTCAGTTAAAGAACTTAGAGGAATAGGTATACAGCCAGATATAATAGTTTGTCGATCAGAAAAAAAGATACCAGAAGAATTAAAGAAAAAAATAGGATTATTTTGCAATGTAGATAAAGAAGATGTTATACAAAATTTAGATGCAGAAAATCTTTATGAAGTACCATTAATGTTACATAAAGAAAATCTAGATACTTTGGTTTGTAAAAAATTGGGTTTGAATTGTAATAAAATAGATAATACAGAATGGATATCAATGGTTCATAATGCCAAGAACCTTTCTAAGAGTACTACTATAGCTTTAGTAGGGAAATATGTAGAATTGCATGATGCATATATATCAATAGTAGAAGCTTTAAATCATGGTGGTTATGCTAATGATACTAAGATAAACATAAAATGGATAAATTCAGAAGATGTAAATAAAAGTAATGTTGAGGACTATTTAAAAGATGTAAATGGTATATTGGTACCAGGTGGTTTTGGTGATAGAGGTATAGAAGGAAAGATATTAGCTGCTAAATGGGCTAGAGAAAATAAAATACCTTTCTTAGGAATATGTCTTGGAATGCAATGTGCTGTAATAGAGTTTGCAAGAAATGTATTAAATTATAAAGGAGCTCATAGTGCAGAGATAGATCCAAATACAAAATATCCAGTAATAGATTTAATGCCAGAACAAAAGGATATAGATAATATGGGTGGAACTATGAGATTAGGTGCTTATCCTTGCAAGTTACTTGAGGGTGCAAATGCAGAAAAGGCTTATGGTCAAGAAGTTGTATACGAAAGACATAGACATAGATATGAATTTAATAATGAATATAGAAGTAAATTAACAGAAGCAGGTTTAATACTGTCAGGAACAAGTCCAGATGATAGATTGATAGAAATAGTAGAGATAAATAATCATCCTTGGTATGTGGCTGTTCAATTTCATCCAGAATTAAAATCAAGACCAAATAAGCCACATCCATTATTTAAAGACTTTGTAAAAGCAACTTTAGATAAAAAGCAAATTTAA
- a CDS encoding low molecular weight protein arginine phosphatase: MNILFVCTGNTCRSFMAEAIFNNLNNMEELAAKSAGIAVVPGSISSSNACKIINEDIDIDLSNREAVQLDEDILDQSDLILTMTYSAKDLLSNLSQEDSDRIFCITEYVGAEGEISDPFGGDIEVYRNTYNQLKNIILLLLKKLKEDRQN, from the coding sequence ATGAATATATTATTTGTTTGTACGGGAAATACTTGTAGAAGTTTTATGGCAGAAGCTATATTTAATAATTTAAATAACATGGAAGAATTAGCTGCTAAATCAGCGGGTATAGCTGTGGTACCAGGAAGCATTTCATCAAGTAATGCTTGTAAAATAATTAATGAAGATATTGATATAGACCTATCTAATAGAGAAGCAGTACAATTAGATGAAGACATATTAGATCAATCAGATTTAATATTAACCATGACATATTCAGCTAAAGATTTATTATCCAATTTATCTCAGGAAGATAGTGATAGAATTTTTTGTATAACTGAATATGTAGGAGCAGAAGGAGAAATTTCAGATCCTTTTGGTGGAGATATAGAAGTATATAGAAATACTTATAATCAATTAAAAAATATTATTTTATTATTATTGAAAAAATTAAAAGAAGATAGACAAAACTAA
- the prmC gene encoding peptide chain release factor N(5)-glutamine methyltransferase → MLLKDLLMEGYGTLKKASIDSYQIDAQLLLGKILNKDRLFILTNPDYHIEEEDRKKYFQLIDLRKNKMPIKYILGTTEFMGLDFNIKEGVLIPRPDTEILVETVLEEIKNKNYKKVCDVCCGSGIIGITIGHALNNTEIICYDIEDIPCNITKENILKHNLQDRVEVIKSDLLTEAIKEKRKFDVIVSNPPYIREEVIENLMDDVKKYEPFEALCGGSDGLFFYKGIIKQSLEVLNNAGTIAFEIGHDQKMQVSHILYEYGFKDILCIKDLAGNDRVIKARRC, encoded by the coding sequence TTGTTATTAAAAGATTTGCTTATGGAGGGATATGGTACTTTAAAAAAAGCATCTATAGATAGTTATCAAATAGATGCTCAACTCTTATTAGGTAAAATATTAAATAAGGATAGATTATTTATTTTAACTAATCCTGATTACCATATAGAAGAAGAAGATAGAAAAAAATATTTCCAATTAATAGATCTTAGAAAAAATAAAATGCCTATAAAATATATATTAGGTACAACTGAATTTATGGGATTAGATTTTAACATAAAAGAGGGTGTATTAATACCAAGACCAGATACAGAAATATTAGTGGAAACTGTTTTAGAAGAAATAAAAAATAAAAATTATAAAAAAGTTTGTGATGTTTGTTGTGGTAGTGGTATTATAGGAATTACTATAGGGCATGCTTTAAATAATACAGAAATAATTTGTTATGATATAGAAGATATTCCATGTAATATTACTAAGGAAAATATACTTAAGCATAATCTTCAAGATAGGGTTGAAGTCATAAAAAGTGATTTACTTACAGAAGCAATAAAAGAAAAAAGAAAGTTTGATGTTATAGTATCTAATCCACCATATATAAGGGAGGAAGTTATTGAAAATCTTATGGATGATGTTAAAAAATATGAACCCTTTGAAGCTTTATGTGGTGGAAGTGATGGATTGTTTTTTTATAAGGGGATAATAAAACAAAGTTTAGAAGTGCTAAATAATGCGGGAACCATAGCTTTCGAAATAGGTCATGATCAAAAAATGCAGGTTTCTCACATTTTATATGAATATGGATTTAAAGATATATTATGTATAAAAGATTTAGCTGGAAATGACAGAGTTATAAAAGCTAGAAGGTGTTAA
- a CDS encoding ZIP family metal transporter, whose translation MSEFLFIIVMGTIVSLAGTMIGAAIGVSLKNPSERLLSKLMGFSAGLMISIVIFDLIPEALNTWDYFGVLIFLLLGVLIVYFIDKNTNSIDINMHKKVAFMTALGLILHNFPEGILMGVGFQAGSRLGLKMAIIISIHDIPEGIAVATPLIASKEKKSKTLFYVFLTAVPTLFGVFLGFYIANISKNFLSMLLSLASGIMIYVVCAEMIPESRNLGNKITSYFYMIVGIIAGLVIIKLL comes from the coding sequence TTGAGTGAGTTTTTATTTATTATTGTAATGGGAACTATTGTATCCTTAGCGGGAACAATGATAGGAGCTGCGATAGGAGTATCTTTAAAGAATCCTTCTGAAAGGCTTCTTTCAAAATTGATGGGTTTTTCAGCAGGGCTTATGATATCTATAGTAATTTTTGATTTAATACCAGAAGCTTTGAACACATGGGATTACTTTGGAGTTTTAATTTTCTTATTACTAGGGGTACTAATTGTATATTTTATTGATAAAAATACAAATAGTATAGATATAAATATGCATAAGAAGGTAGCTTTTATGACAGCTTTAGGGCTTATATTGCATAATTTCCCTGAAGGAATTTTAATGGGAGTTGGATTTCAAGCTGGAAGCAGATTAGGACTTAAGATGGCAATCATTATATCTATACACGATATACCAGAAGGCATAGCAGTAGCCACTCCTTTAATAGCATCTAAGGAAAAAAAGAGTAAAACCTTATTTTATGTTTTTCTTACTGCAGTTCCAACCTTATTTGGTGTATTTTTAGGTTTTTATATTGCAAATATATCTAAGAATTTTTTAAGTATGCTTTTATCACTTGCTTCAGGAATAATGATTTATGTTGTATGTGCTGAAATGATACCAGAATCAAGAAATCTTGGTAATAAGATTACCTCATATTTTTATATGATAGTAGGTATTATAGCTGGATTAGTTATAATAAAACTGCTATAA
- the prfA gene encoding peptide chain release factor 1 → MMLERLNFIENKYEELSNKISDPSVMANQKEWQKLCKEHADLEIIVNTYREYKKAQEDLDADKEMLKEESDKELREMAQEEIKELTLKLEDLERELTILLLPKDPNDDKDVFIEIRAGAGGDEAALFAANLLRMYTRYAERKNWKVETISLNATDIGGFKEVTVAIKGKGAYSRLKYESGVHRVQRVPDTESSGRIHTSTATVAVLPEVDDVDININANDLRIDVYRASGHGGQCVNTTDSAVRITHLPTGLVVTCQDEKSQLKNKEKAMKVLKARLFEAAEAERAASIAEDRKSQVGTGDRSERIRTYNYPQGRITDHRIGLTLYKLETFLDGDIDEVIEALVTEDQAEKMKNLGRVN, encoded by the coding sequence ATAATGTTAGAAAGACTTAATTTTATAGAAAATAAATATGAAGAACTATCAAATAAAATAAGTGACCCTTCAGTTATGGCAAATCAAAAAGAATGGCAAAAGCTTTGTAAAGAGCATGCCGATTTAGAAATTATAGTGAATACATATAGAGAATATAAAAAGGCACAAGAGGATCTAGATGCAGATAAAGAAATGCTAAAAGAAGAATCAGACAAAGAACTAAGAGAAATGGCACAGGAAGAAATAAAAGAGTTAACTCTAAAATTAGAAGATTTAGAAAGAGAATTAACTATATTATTATTACCAAAAGATCCTAACGATGATAAAGATGTATTCATAGAAATAAGAGCAGGTGCTGGTGGAGATGAAGCTGCTTTATTTGCTGCTAATTTATTAAGAATGTATACAAGATATGCAGAAAGAAAGAACTGGAAAGTAGAAACTATAAGCTTAAATGCTACAGATATAGGTGGATTTAAAGAAGTTACTGTAGCTATTAAAGGAAAAGGTGCTTATAGTAGATTAAAATATGAAAGTGGAGTTCACAGAGTTCAAAGGGTACCAGATACAGAATCAAGCGGTAGAATTCACACTTCAACAGCTACTGTAGCAGTGCTTCCTGAAGTAGATGATGTAGATATAAATATAAATGCTAATGATTTAAGAATTGATGTTTATAGGGCATCAGGTCACGGTGGACAATGCGTAAACACTACTGATTCAGCTGTAAGAATTACACATTTACCAACAGGACTTGTAGTTACATGTCAAGATGAAAAATCACAATTAAAAAATAAAGAAAAAGCAATGAAGGTTTTAAAAGCTAGATTATTTGAAGCTGCAGAAGCTGAAAGAGCAGCTTCTATAGCAGAAGATAGAAAAAGCCAAGTTGGTACTGGAGATAGAAGTGAAAGAATAAGAACTTATAACTATCCTCAAGGAAGAATTACAGACCATAGAATAGGCTTAACTTTATATAAATTAGAAACTTTCTTAGATGGAGATATAGATGAAGTTATAGAAGCTTTGGTTACAGAAGATCAAGCAGAAAAAATGAAAAATTTAGGAAGAGTTAACTAA
- a CDS encoding thymidine kinase — MYGPKDHGWIEVVAGPMYSGKTEELIRRIRRAEIAKQKVQVFKPEIDNRYSKDDVVSHAGDKIQSIPVKSSKEILEKLSDDTDVIGIDEAQFFDDSLVEIVSKIANNNRRVICAGLDMDFKGEPFGPMPKLMAIAEFVDKIQAVCMVCNNPATRTQRLINGSPAKKSDPVVLIGAQESYEARCRKCHCVPR; from the coding sequence ATGTATGGTCCCAAAGATCATGGTTGGATTGAAGTAGTAGCAGGTCCTATGTATAGTGGAAAAACAGAAGAATTAATAAGACGCATAAGAAGAGCAGAAATTGCAAAGCAAAAAGTTCAAGTTTTTAAACCTGAAATAGATAACAGATATAGTAAAGATGATGTTGTATCTCATGCAGGAGATAAAATTCAGTCAATACCAGTTAAAAGTAGTAAAGAAATATTAGAAAAACTTTCAGATGATACAGATGTAATAGGCATAGATGAAGCACAATTTTTTGACGATTCTTTAGTTGAAATAGTAAGTAAAATAGCTAATAATAATAGGAGAGTTATTTGTGCAGGATTAGATATGGATTTTAAAGGAGAACCTTTTGGACCAATGCCAAAACTTATGGCTATAGCAGAATTTGTAGATAAAATACAAGCTGTATGTATGGTTTGTAATAATCCAGCTACGAGAACTCAAAGACTTATAAATGGAAGCCCAGCAAAGAAGTCTGATCCAGTAGTATTAATAGGTGCACAGGAGTCCTATGAAGCTAGATGCAGGAAATGTCATTGTGTTCCAAGATAG
- a CDS encoding DUF1385 domain-containing protein, whose product MGKSTNVGGQAVLEGVMMRGKNGIATAVRKTNGEIVVNKEDYTPYSKKNFFFSLPIIRGFVSLIESLVIGIKTLNYSASFFEDEVEESKFDKWFNKVFKDKADNILIGITLLISFIISAVVFFIFPTFVANFFKKIYIQSTLLLNIIEGIIRITIFLLYILLISNMEDIKRVFQYHGAEHKTIFCYENNMDLIPENAMKFIRFHPRCGTNFLFLVMIVSILLFSLTGWNNIWQRILYRLILLPVVSGVTYEIIKWLGKSNNKFAKIIAYPGLMLQKLTTKEPDLQQLEVAIMALKAAEGIENSME is encoded by the coding sequence GTGGGGAAAAGTACTAACGTTGGAGGACAAGCTGTTTTAGAAGGGGTAATGATGAGAGGAAAAAATGGTATAGCTACAGCTGTGAGAAAAACAAATGGAGAAATAGTTGTAAATAAAGAAGATTACACGCCGTATAGTAAAAAAAATTTTTTCTTTTCTTTGCCTATAATAAGAGGATTTGTATCTCTTATTGAATCTTTGGTTATAGGTATAAAAACTTTAAATTATTCTGCGTCCTTTTTCGAAGATGAAGTTGAGGAGTCTAAATTTGATAAATGGTTTAATAAAGTTTTTAAAGATAAAGCAGATAATATTTTAATTGGAATAACATTACTTATCTCTTTTATTATATCTGCAGTAGTATTTTTTATTTTTCCTACCTTTGTAGCTAATTTTTTTAAAAAAATATATATACAAAGTACCCTATTATTAAATATAATAGAAGGAATAATAAGAATAACAATATTTTTATTATATATTTTATTAATCAGCAATATGGAAGATATAAAAAGAGTATTTCAGTATCATGGAGCAGAGCATAAGACTATATTTTGCTATGAAAATAATATGGATTTAATACCTGAAAATGCTATGAAATTTATAAGATTTCATCCAAGATGTGGAACTAATTTTTTATTTTTAGTGATGATTGTAAGTATACTTCTATTTTCACTAACAGGATGGAATAATATATGGCAAAGAATTTTATATAGATTAATACTACTGCCTGTAGTTTCAGGAGTAACCTATGAAATTATAAAATGGTTAGGTAAAAGTAATAATAAATTTGCAAAAATTATAGCATATCCAGGACTTATGTTACAAAAACTAACAACTAAGGAGCCTGACTTACAGCAATTAGAAGTAGCTATAATGGCTTTAAAAGCCGCAGAGGGAATTGAAAATTCAATGGAGTGA
- the rho gene encoding transcription termination factor Rho — translation MINKDYESMTVKELREIAKKLDIKNISKFKKNELIEEIKTCKSAAIEKDGKILVEKISPKIIKNENNIHSNTINSVNEEKNSFATKNSEENKAEKLKEMINESQRAKGVLEIIENNNYGFLRGQNYLSGPEDIYISPSQIRRFNLRTGDEVEGKVRIPKDGEKFKALIYVEKVNGENPEKAVGRKPFESLVPIYPNERIKLETNSQDLSTRLMDIISPIGKGQRGMIVAPPKAGKTTLLKKIAQSISQNNPLCKLIVLLIDERPEEVTDMQRSIKGEVIYSTFDEEPEHHTKVTYMVLERAKRMVEQGQDVVILLDSITRLSRAYNLTITPTGRTLSGGLDPGALVMPKKFFGAARNIENGGSLTILATALTETGSRMDDMIFEEFKGTGNMEVHLNRKLQERRIFPALDIYKSGTRRDDLLFTDSLERETAFNIRKLLYEENNVESVTEQILSVLSKTKTNEEFINIISKMDMNKNNK, via the coding sequence TTGATAAATAAGGATTATGAAAGTATGACCGTTAAAGAATTACGAGAAATAGCTAAGAAGCTTGATATAAAAAATATCTCTAAGTTCAAAAAAAATGAATTGATAGAAGAGATAAAAACTTGTAAGTCAGCGGCCATAGAGAAAGATGGAAAAATTTTAGTTGAAAAAATATCGCCTAAAATTATAAAAAATGAAAATAATATACATAGCAATACAATAAATAGTGTTAATGAAGAAAAAAACAGCTTTGCTACAAAAAATAGCGAAGAGAATAAAGCTGAAAAACTAAAAGAGATGATAAATGAATCTCAAAGAGCTAAAGGTGTTTTGGAGATTATAGAAAATAATAATTATGGATTTTTAAGAGGACAAAATTATTTGTCAGGTCCAGAAGATATATACATATCTCCATCACAAATAAGAAGATTTAATTTAAGAACAGGTGACGAAGTTGAAGGAAAAGTTAGAATACCAAAGGATGGAGAGAAATTTAAAGCTTTAATATACGTGGAAAAAGTAAATGGAGAAAATCCTGAAAAAGCTGTGGGAAGAAAACCTTTTGAAAGTTTAGTACCTATATATCCTAATGAAAGAATTAAACTTGAAACAAATTCACAAGATTTATCTACACGGTTAATGGATATAATATCACCTATAGGTAAAGGACAAAGAGGAATGATAGTAGCCCCTCCTAAAGCAGGTAAAACTACTCTTCTAAAAAAGATAGCGCAAAGCATTTCACAAAATAATCCATTATGTAAACTTATAGTACTTTTAATTGATGAGAGACCAGAAGAAGTAACAGATATGCAAAGATCTATCAAAGGAGAAGTAATATATTCGACTTTTGATGAAGAACCGGAACATCATACAAAGGTTACTTATATGGTTTTAGAAAGAGCTAAAAGAATGGTAGAGCAAGGACAGGATGTTGTTATATTATTAGATAGTATAACAAGATTGTCTAGAGCATACAATTTAACTATTACTCCAACAGGTAGAACATTATCAGGAGGATTAGATCCTGGCGCTTTAGTAATGCCAAAGAAATTTTTTGGTGCTGCTAGAAATATTGAAAATGGCGGAAGTTTGACTATATTAGCTACAGCTTTAACTGAAACAGGAAGCAGAATGGATGATATGATATTTGAAGAGTTTAAGGGTACTGGAAATATGGAAGTACATCTTAATAGAAAACTTCAAGAGAGAAGAATATTCCCTGCTTTAGATATTTATAAATCAGGTACAAGAAGAGATGACTTATTATTTACAGATTCTTTAGAAAGAGAAACTGCATTTAATATAAGAAAGCTTCTTTATGAAGAAAACAATGTGGAAAGTGTGACAGAACAAATTTTAAGTGTATTGTCTAAAACTAAGACTAATGAGGAATTTATAAATATAATAAGCAAAATGGATATGAATAAAAATAATAAATAG